The Mucilaginibacter rubeus genomic interval TCGTTTTCGACTTTTTTTAATCTGCGGTCTATCGAAAACAGGTAAAGGGCCAAACCAACAAAAATTATGGAAATAGTTACCACAACTACGTAAATTTTTCCCGACTGGCGCAAGGCATCTGCCATTTCAACTTGCTGCCCCTGCTGTGCAAAAACAGCGGTACAAAACGTAAGCAGTAACAATAAAAGCGTTA includes:
- a CDS encoding CcmD family protein, which produces MKKLTLLLLLLTFCTAVFAQQGQQVEMADALRQSGKIYVVVVTISIIFVGLALYLFSIDRRLKKVENEK